Within Bacillus sp. FJAT-45350, the genomic segment TATTGTAGCAAATGAAGGGATTGGTCTTAATTTACCATCAGAATCTGTTATGACTATTGCTGCATTAGTAGCTTCATATATTATTGGAGAATCATATATTGATTCAAAAAACGTTAGCAAAGACAAAAAATAATACTAAACAAGAGTTTACAAAACAATTACCTAATAGTGGCTCTAGTTTGTATTAAAATACTAGGTTAGAAATCAAAGACGTCGTCACTTGAATTCAACAGGTGGTGACGTCTTTGCTTTTGTGAATTATTGGACTTTTAGGTTGGAAAACAGACGGTTATCATAAATTTTTATGAGAGGAGATGCATTTCCACCTCGTGAAGAAGCAAACGTTATGACCAATGGATTTTGTGGTTTATAATGCCACCGATAAATATTAATGTTTCTTAGGTGAATGATAAAACCGTTTTTTTTTTTTAGAATAAATATAAAGTATTAGTTAAAAGGGATTAGGAGGGAGGGAGAAAGATGGAGAACATTAGCAAGTTCATTATTGCTATCAGTAGTTCAATCCTGACATTTTTATTTGGGGCTTGGTCAGTTTTATTACAGGTCTTAATAGTTTTTATAATTATTGATTATGTAACAGGTTTAATAGCCGCTGTGTATAGTGGGAAATTAAGTAGCAAAGTTGGTTTTAAAGGGATAATAAAAAAGGTAATGATTTTATCCATTGTAACGGTTGCTCATGGACTGGACATTATTTTAGGAGGTTTTAATTTTCTGAGGGATGTTGTGATTTATTTCTATATTCTAAATGAATTGCTCTCAATTATCGAAAATGCAGGTAGAATAGGATTACCACTTCCAAATGTAATTAAAAAGGCTGTCGAGGTTCTAAAGAAGAAAGATGATTAAAGGATACTAAGATTATGAAGTATTCAATATACCTAAATCTGGGTTAGTGGTATAAATTTTCATTGTTTAAGTGTATTGGCTGGATGCGTGGAATCCAGTTCTTTTCGTTTACTTGAGTACAATTAGATAGCGTAAATAGGTTAATAGAAATCAAAAATTAGAGGTAGTTTCCTAAAAATTTGATACTACTTCATTTATGTGTTTAAGTATGTATCCGCCCGTAAAACGGGCGGTTTTAATTTCGCCCTATAAGGGCACTTTACTGATAATCCCCTAAACGGGACTCAAAATTGACCGTCAACCGTTCACTTCTATTACTTGTCTTGGAATGGATCAAAGTATTCCCGCTTCGTCAAATGATCGGGCAGTCTATCTTCTGCTGTCTGTTCTCGTATATACTTCGGGATAAAACAATGTGATACTTACAATACCATCTTGTGTGTGATAAACTATTGTCACTCGACATGAGTATGCTCCTATCGTTAAAATAGAAGCTGGATTGATGACCATTTACTATTTTAACGATAGGAGTTTTTTTCTGTCATTATACCACTTAGAAGTTTTATATTCACACTTGCTGAGCATGTGTTTTTAAACCCCATTAATAATACCTGAATAATCCTTAATCAAGGATTATTCAGGTCTCCCCATTCCTAAATAGTGGAACCCGAACTTTTTTACTGTTGAAGGGTGAAACATATTTCTACCGTCTAGAAGGATGTTTCCATTCATCTTGTTATGAACTTTTGACCAATCTATTGATTTAAACGTATCCCATTCAGTTGCGACAATTAATATTTCAGAGTTGTGAATAGATTGATATATATCGTCATGAATCGTTATGTTTCTATCAGTTGAGGTAATAAGAGGATCATATGCATGAACTTCAGAGCCGTATTCTAGTAACTTATCTATTAAAGCCAAAGATTGAGAAAAGCGTAAGTCACCCGTATTTGGCTTAAATGTAAGTCCCCACACAGTGATCTTTTTATTTTCGAGTTTTTGGAATACAGACGTTAATTTATTAAGATACATATCAATTTGTGTTTTGTTAACATTCATAGTTGCCTCTAATAAAGGGACACTGACATTTTTTTTACTTGCTGAATGGTGTAAAGAACTTATATCTTTTGGAAAACAAGATCCTCCATAACCTAAACCAGCCCTAAGGAACAATGAGCCGATTCGAGGATCAGTACCAATACCTTTGGCAATATCATCTATATTGACACCATATGCATCACAAATACGCGCCATTTCATTAATAAAAGAAATTTTCGTTGCAAGAAACGCATTAGAAGCATATTTAATGAGTTCTGCACCAGTTAAACTAGTCATAATAAATTTTCCGTGAAACCCTTTATATAGTTGTTGCACTTTCGGAATTGGTCGATTACTTTTAGAGCCAATAACTGTCTTATCAGGATTTAACAAATCAGCAATGGCTGTTCCTTCCTTTAAAAACTCAGGGTTTGAAACAACGTCGAATAAATCTTCATTAATCCCCTTTTCTACTAATGTTTTATGAATCCATTCATTTGTTCCAGGTGGGACAGTACTTTTTGTCATAATTATCTTGTATGAATTTAGGTTGTTGGCAATAGTGTCAACAACACCTTTAATATAGGATAAATTTGTACTTCCATCAGGAAGAGATGGTGTTCCTACAGCAATGATAATAACTCCACTAGCCTTAATTTTATCAGGTATTTTTGTTGAGAAATTAAGAGTACCTTTCTTTATATTCCTAATAATATAGCTATCTAGTTCAGGTTCATAAATTGGAATTTTTCCTTTATTTAATAGCTGGATTTTCTCTTCCATAATATCAACAGAATGTACATGGTGTCCCTTATCAGAAAGAATCGCAGCTGTTGTGAGTCCGACATAACCAGCACCGACGATACATATCTCCATTAAACTATCACCCCTACAAAGTATTAATAGTTAAACTATTTTAGAGGCTGTTTAAAAAGGAGTAGCCCTTTTATCAACAACCTCTATAAAATGAGCAATTCAAATAAAACTTAGATGGTAAAACACGCTCTTTATAGATTATTTAAGTCTTTGCTAAAGGTGAGTCTTCTTTCCTAAATTGGACGTTTCAGCATTAAACCATTTTTGATAGGACAACTTCCATCGGTCTTCTTTTATGAATATTAATCTTAGTAAGGTTTCAAGGAGGGGTGTCAATGGTAAAAAAAGCCATTATTCCGGCTGCGGGCTATGGTACACGCAATCTTCCAATTACAAAGGTACTACCTAAGGAAATGTTTCCTATAGGGGGAAGACCAGCGATTGACTATATCATTGAAGAGGCTGAGAAGGCTGGAATTACAGAAGTGTTAATTATATTATCGCGTACAAAAACAATGATTATGGATTATTATGATCGTTCTCTTGAGCTTGAATCATTTTTACATTCAAACAACAAAAGTCACTTGTTAGAAAAAGTTAAGCTACCAAATGTTCATATACAATATGTAAGGCAACCATATGCTAGAGGACTAGGAGATGCTATTAAATTAGCAAAAGCATTTGTCGGGAATGAGCCATTTGCGGTACTCTTACCGGATGAAATATTGTTAACTGAGAAGGAACCCGCATTAACAGATTTGATTAAAGTATATGACAAATACGATGGAAACGTTATTGGAGTCCAAAAAGAAGAGGAAAGCAATTTAAAAAATTATGGTGTTATTAATGGTCAAACAATAGACAAGTGTTTATATCAACTATTAGATATTGTGGAGAAACCGCAAAATAATCCCCCATCTAATATGGCGGTAATTGGTAGGTATATATTAAAGGCTAAGATATTCGACTATTTAGAAAAACAACAAATTGGGGTTAATGGAGAACTTCAATTAACAGATGCGTTAAGGGAAATGAGTAAGGTAGAAAAGGCATACGGTTTAGAGCTCGTAGGTGAGAGGTTTGATATTGCAAAAAAAGAAGATTATTTAAAGTTATTAAATTTAAAGTCGAATATTGAATGAATGGTGGTTTAGTAATGGAAGATCAGATGATATTACCTTGGGAATTGATTGACCCTTTAGATAAGTTATATGTTCCTGACTATATCTTGGAGATAGCTCATGAAGTTTGTCAATATTATGATATGACTGTAAGTGACATGGAAGTTATTAATGTTAAGTCACATAAAGGTGGGGCAATTTGGAGGATAGATACGGATAAGGGTCCAAGAAGTTTGAAGTTATTACATCGACGGCCAACAAGAAGTCTTTTTAGCCTCGGAGCACAGGAATATTTAGTGAAAGAGAAACATGCTAGAATCCCTCAAATTATTCCCACAGTTGATAGGGAGCTCTACGTTGAAATGGGAGGTAAACTATGGTTTGTAGCAGAGTGGATATCAACTCTAGAACCTGCAGGAACTGACTTAGAAGGAATGAAAGAGAGAAGTTATGCGATTGGTGAATTTCACCGATTATCTAAAGGATATGTTCCACCAAAAGGTGCTGAACTTGCTTCACGACTTCAACGTTGGCCAAAAACCTACAAGAAAATAATTAATAAAATGGAGTGGTTTAGAGATATTACGAATGGTTACTCCCAAATGCCTGCTAGTTCAAAAATACTTTCAGTACTAGATACGTTTGAAGAACAAGCAATAGAAGCATTAAAACGTCTAGAACAGTCTGTATATTTCGATTTAGCAAATAGAGGAATTGAGGAATGGGGATTAGTTCACCAAGACTACGGCTGGTCAAATGGTCAAAAAGGTGAAGAGGGAATCTGGATAATTGATTTAGATGGTGTTGCATTCGACTTGCCAATTCGTGATCTCGGAAAACTTATCTCAGACACAACTGATAAATTAGGAAAATGGGATTACAACTGGGTAAATGAAATGATTCAAGCCTATCATGAAGCGAATCCAATTGATGATGATATGTATCAAATGTTGTTAATTGATATGTCACTACCCAATTTATTTTATAAAAGTGTTAAAGAAATGGTATATAAACCTACTGTATTCTTGGATGAGCAACTTGAAGAGGTAGTAGATCGAATTGTTTCCATTGATCAAACAAAGTGGCCTGTGCTTCAGGAATTAAATAGGCCATGGGAAGGAGGGAAGAAATAATGAATGTACTCATAATTTGTACAGAAAAACTCCCTGTACCACCTGTGAAAGGTGGGGCGATCCAAACGTATATAGCTGGAGCTATCCCAACGTTAAGTAAAGAACACACAGTTACAATATTAGGAACAACTGATCCCTCCCTCCCTGACGAGGAAACAGTTGATAACGTTCATTACGTTAGAAAGCCAGGTGGATTACTTGAAACCTATAGAGAAGAGGTAATAGAATATTTAAAAACTGAAAATTGCTACGATTTGATTCATATTTTTAATCGTCCTCGTTTGGTTACCGCTGTTCGTGAATTAGCACCTGAAGCCAAGATAATTTTAAGTATGCATAATGATATGTTTAAGCCTGAGAAAATTAGTCACGATGAAGGATTATTAGTTATTAAGAATGTAGATAAAATCGTTACAATTAGTGATTATATTGGGCAAACGATTACAAATTTCTTTCCAGAGGTTGCTCCAAAATTACGTACAATTTATTCCGGTGTAGATTTAGATAATTTTGTGCCTTCTTATTCTGAGAGTGCTATAGCCAAAAGGGAGCAATTAAGGAAAGAATACAATTTGGGTTCAAAAAAAATCATTTTATTTGCTGGAAGACTTTCTTTAAATAAAGGTGCTCATATCTTACTTCGGGCAATTCCAGAACTATCCAAAAAGTATTCAGATATTGCAGTAGTGTTAATGGGTGGAAAATGGTTTAGTGATGATGGGATATCAGATTATACGGCTTATGTTCGTTCACTAGCTGATTGTTCACCAGTACCAGTAATAGCAACAGGGTTTATATCACCTGATAAAATACAAGATTGGTTTGCAGCTGCGGATATTTTTGTTTGTACATCTCAATGGCAAGAACCGTTAGCTCGAGTTCATTATGAGGCAATGGCTGCTGGACTTCCTATTATTACAACAAATCGTGGAGGTAATGCAGAAGTAATTGAATTAAATAAAAACGGTCTCATTGTAGAAAAGCCAGATGAACCATTAGAATTTGCAAAACATCTTTCGTATTTAATAGAAAATCCAGATATTTGTCTAGAGATGGGTCGATACGGACGAAAGCTTGCAGAAGCAAAATATAGCTGGGATCGTGTAGTGAATGATATTTTGACTGTTTGGAATGAAGTTGAAAATATGAGTATTAATAATAATCCTCAAATAGAAGACATGTTAGGAGACGAACTAGATGAGTTGAATATGGGAGAACTAGGTTTAGAGCTAGTTAACCTTAATAATGAACTTGAGCCAGAATTGGATAATTCAGGAGGAGAGCTTCAAGAAGAAATGGAAGTTCAAGGTGAAGGGCAACACGAAGGAGAAGAAACAGTTACAGAGGAAGAAGAACACGGAGAAGAAGAAACAGTTACAGAGGAAGAAGAACACGAAGGAGAAGAAACAGTTACAGAGGAAGAAGAACACGAAGGAGAAGAAACAGTTACAGAGGAAGAAGAACACGAAGGAGAAGAAACAGTTTCAGAGGAAAAAGAACACGAAGGAGAAGAGACAGTTTCAGAGGAAAAAGAACACGAAGGAGAAGAGACAGTTTCAGAGGAAAAAGAACACGAAGGAGAAGAGACAGCTCCAGAGGAAGAAGAACTCGGAGAAGACTTGGCATCTCCAACACTAGAGAATGTTAATACGGATGCAATAGAAGACGATTTACTAGAAAAAGAAAAAATTCTATTAAAAACAAAGAAGAAAGGAAAAAAAGAGAAGAAAAAAAGAGAAGAAAAAATTAAATCAAAAAGCAAGAAGAAGTTAAAAAATAAGAAGAAAAAGAAGCCTTTCGTTACAGAAGAACAAAAAGAACATGTAGAGATAGTTGAAGAAAATGAACAAAACCAAATAGAAGGATATGAAGGCAGTGTAGAAATTAATATCACAGAGGTAGATGATAATAACCAAAATGAGATAAAAAAAGATATTCTAATAAGCTTTCGAGGTCAAAGAAGATACTTTACTCGTTCTGATTGGGAAAAGCAAAGAAAAGATCCTTTGTAATAATATCGTAATTAATCCCCCTTTATGTAATTTGAAGGGGGATTAATTTGTAATCAGAAATTACAAAACAGTCATATACCTAATTCTTATGGGACAACATACTCCTGAATTAATGGGAGAATACCCTATAGTAGGTTGAGAAGGTAGTAATCAGTATTATGCAGCGAACAATAAAGAACTAGTCTTTCATTGGCAGGTTGAACCTGTCACCTGGACTACATCATTAGTAGCAACCTAGGAATGGATGGAGGTAAATTGATGGAAAATGAACAACTGATTGTCCCCTGGGATTTAGGCGAAGAAATGGATGACTTTTATGTTCCGGAGTACATTGTAGAAATGGCTTATGAGGTAAATAAATATTACGACATGAATGTCAGTCATATGGAAGTTATTACGACGAAAGCTGATAAAGGTGGACTCATATGGAAGATTGAAACGGACAAAGGTCCACGAAGCTTAAAAATTTTACACAGACGGCCTACAAGAAGTTTATTTAGTCTTGGTGCACAAGAATATTTAGTAAAAGAGAAGAAAGCTAGAGTGCCAGCGATTATTCCAACGAAGGACGGTGAGCTTTACGTTGAAATGGGTGGCAAGCTCTGGTTTGTAGCAGAATGGATTGAGTCGCTTTTTCAAGTAGAAAAGGATTTAGGAGGAGCCAAAGACCTGTGTCATGCGATTGGGGAATTTCATCAACTATCGAAAGGGTATACTCCCCCAGCAGGAGCTGAAATGGCTTCACGTTTGTACCGTTGGCCGAAAACGTATAAGAAAATAGTCAAGAAAATGGATTGGTTTCGAGATATTGCAAAGTTGTATAACGAAATGCCAGCAAGTAATAGTATTTTAAACGTAATAGATATGTTTGAAGAACAAGCAATAGAGGCAGTATCACGTTTAGAACAATCACAATACTATGACTTAATTGCAAGAGGAAATAAAGCCTGGGGCCTTGTTCATCAAGACTATGGCTGGTCTAATGGACAAAAAGGTGATGGTGGAATGTGGATTATTGACCTTGATGGTGTTGCATATGACCTACCTATTCGTGACCTTCGTAAACTAATTACAGGGACGATGGATGATTTAGGAGGCTGGGATATTCATTGGGTAAAAGAAATGATTCAAGCCTATCATGAGGCAAATCCAATAGATGATGATATTTATGAAATGTTAATTATTGATATGTCACTACCAAACTTATTCTACAAAAATGTGAAAGAACTAGTATATGAGCCATCGATATTTATGGATAACGAACTCGATATGTTAGTTCAAAGGATTGTAGACATTGATAAGACTAAGTGGCCTGTTCTTGAAGAATTAGATGCAAATAGAAGTTGGTTAGGAGGCAAATCATAGTGAAAGTACTCATAATTTGTACGGAAAAATTACCAGTCCCTCCTGTACGAGGTGGAGCTATTCAAACGTATATCGCAGGAGCTGTTCCTACATTAAGTAAGAAGCATAGTATCACGATATTAGGTAGAACAGACCCGGACCTTCCTAATGAAGAAACAATAGATAATATTCATTATGTTCGAACAGAAGGTGGTTTACTAGAAACATACCGTAAAGGTGTAATAAATTATTTAAAGTCAAATCCTTCTTTTGATTTAATTCATATCTTTAATCGACCTCGTTTAGTTAATCCAGTTCGTGATAGCACACCTAATGCGCGAATAGTACTAAGCATGCATAATGATATGTTTCAACCTCAAAAAATTGACCAAGAAGAAGGGGCATTAGCGATAGAACAGGTTGACAAGATTATAACGATTAGTAATTATATCGGTCATGCTATTACAAATTTTTTTCCACAAGCTGCTCCTAAATTACGTACAATTTATTCAGGTGTTGATTTAAATCGTTTTGTCCCCTCTTACTCTGACAAAGCTCGTCCAATAAGGCAGTCAATTAGAAACGAATATCAACTTCAAAATAAAAAAGTGATATTATTTGCTGGTCGCTTATCTGCTAATAAAGGTGCGGATGTTCTCGTACGAGCGATACCTGAAGTTGCTAAAAAACATCCAGATGCTGCTTTGGTTCTTATGGGAGGTAAATGGTTTAGTGATGACGGTGTAACAGACTATATTGCTTATGTCCGTGCGCTAGCACAACGGTCTCAAGTTCCGATTATCACTACTGGATTTGTTGCCCCAGATAAAATTCAAGAATGGTTTGCGGCAGCTGATGTCTTTGTTTGTCCGTCACAATGGCAGGAGCCCCTTGCACGAGTTCACTATGAAGCGATGGCGGCGGGATTACCAATAGTGACAACAGATAGAGGTGGAAACACAGAGGTTATTGACTTAAATAAAAATGGTCTAATAGTTGAGAATCCGGAAGACCCTTCAGAATTTGCCAAGCACATTACTAATCTTTTATCAAATCCTTCAATTTGCAAGGAAATGGGTCAGTATGGGCGCAAAATCGCTGAACAAAAATACAATTGGAGTCGAGTCGTAAGTGATATTGAAAACGTTTGGAATGAGATAGAATATAATATTCAAAATAACATTGAAATAGGAAGTCAAGAAGTAGTAGAAACAACAATGGAAAGTGAACAATTTGATGTTATTGAGCAGGTTAATGAAGAAGTACGTCCTGAGGTTGTAGTACCTCTTGAAACGCAAGAAGACGTATTGCCTCAACAAAGTATAACTGAGGAACATCAAAATGTGGTTGATGTTACTGAGAGGAAACGTAGAAGAAAGCGAAATAGAAACAGAAATAGAAGTAAGGTTAGAAGGAAACAAAATAGCTCTTCTGGACAAATTCTAGTAAGTTTCTCAGGTCAAAGAAAGTACTTTACATCTGGAGAACTGAAAAGACAAAACATCCGTTAGAGGGAACTATAACATTAACCACTTCTAAGCCCGCTACAGTAATTGTATCTTAGCGGGCTATAGGTTTGATAAACATTAAAAAATTCTACCCATTTATAATCTGCTTAATAAATTCGACATACTGTTTCCCGCTTACCTCAGTAGAAAACTTTTCCTCAACTTCAAGAAGGGCATTTTTAATCAATCTATTTCTAGTTTTTGTATCATCTAAAAGACTATGTATCTGTCTAATGGCCATTTTTGTATTGTTTGTTTTGTATAGTTTTCCACTGCAATCGTCTGTAATGACTTCAGGAATTGCTGAGTTTTGAGGTGCGATGACAGGGCAACCACAAGCCATTGCCTCAGTGAAAATATTACCAAACGATTCAAATTTTGTTGTAGAAAATAGACACCCCCCTGAATAAGCAACCTTATTATAGTAAAGAGGAAGATCTTTGTAAGAAATGCTAGGGAACCATGTAAGATACTTTTCTATGCCTAGACGTTTACATTCCAATAAAAACCTTTCTTTTTCTTTACTTTTTATCCCACCAATAATCCAAAAGTAAAGATCGTTTCTATAAGTAGTAATTCTAGAAACTACTTTTAATAAAAATTCCCAATTTTTTTGCAAATTATTAATATTTCCAATCCATGCGATGATTTTCTTATTTTGAGGGAGTAATGGTTCGGGAACTTCGAAACAATGTTCCTTCTTCATCGGTTTAAAAAGTGTTGTGTTAACGGTATTATGAATGACCTGAACGGGAATAGTTTTTGTTGAAAGTACAGAGTTAACAAGTGATTTCTGAAAGTTTGAAGGTACGACAATATAAGATGGCCTTAATTTGCCGAGGTTCTTATATTGACGGCGCACATAGCTTTTAATAGGAACTCTAGATTCAAAAATGATTTTGCCAGCAAATCCAGATTGTGCAATTAGTGGATACATCTCTTGATAATCTATGTTAATAAGACAATCATAGTTATTTTCCTTTAGTAAACGGAGTATATCTTCGTTATTGCTTGTTATAAAGAGTTGAGAAACTGATTCCATCATAACTCTTCCACCGTTATCTTCAGTATATAAAAAATCAGTTGTAATACCATGCTTATAAAAGTAAGCAGCACGATTACGCCAGCCTGCATTAACCCCTCCTATTGATAGGCGTCTCCATATAACCAGTATTTTCATTTTTTCTCTCCTTGTTTTTACCACGTTGAAACTTTTTGGTTTTAGTTTATTAATATTCTAGATTAATAAATCTTATGTGAATATCTAGTAACTACATTACTCACATAATTAGACAGTCGACAGTTACTGATATAGCCAGCGTTGCATAGTTTACTGTATAACAATCATTATGTCGGTTAAGACAAAGGTAAGGAGAGAAAGAAGTGAAAAGAAAAGCTTTAGTTACTGGATGTGCTGGTTTTATTGGATCGACTTTATCAGAGGCTTTAATAAAGCAAGGGTATCATGTAACAGGTGTGGATTGTTTTACGGGAAATTATCCTAGATGGATCAAAGAGAGAAATCTACAATCCCTTATAAATTATCCAAACTTTACTTGGATTGAAGCGGATTTATGTAAGCTAGATTTAAAGTC encodes:
- a CDS encoding glycosyltransferase family 4 protein yields the protein MNVLIICTEKLPVPPVKGGAIQTYIAGAIPTLSKEHTVTILGTTDPSLPDEETVDNVHYVRKPGGLLETYREEVIEYLKTENCYDLIHIFNRPRLVTAVRELAPEAKIILSMHNDMFKPEKISHDEGLLVIKNVDKIVTISDYIGQTITNFFPEVAPKLRTIYSGVDLDNFVPSYSESAIAKREQLRKEYNLGSKKIILFAGRLSLNKGAHILLRAIPELSKKYSDIAVVLMGGKWFSDDGISDYTAYVRSLADCSPVPVIATGFISPDKIQDWFAAADIFVCTSQWQEPLARVHYEAMAAGLPIITTNRGGNAEVIELNKNGLIVEKPDEPLEFAKHLSYLIENPDICLEMGRYGRKLAEAKYSWDRVVNDILTVWNEVENMSINNNPQIEDMLGDELDELNMGELGLELVNLNNELEPELDNSGGELQEEMEVQGEGQHEGEETVTEEEEHGEEETVTEEEEHEGEETVTEEEEHEGEETVTEEEEHEGEETVSEEKEHEGEETVSEEKEHEGEETVSEEKEHEGEETAPEEEELGEDLASPTLENVNTDAIEDDLLEKEKILLKTKKKGKKEKKKREEKIKSKSKKKLKNKKKKKPFVTEEQKEHVEIVEENEQNQIEGYEGSVEINITEVDDNNQNEIKKDILISFRGQRRYFTRSDWEKQRKDPL
- a CDS encoding UTP--glucose-1-phosphate uridylyltransferase, whose amino-acid sequence is MVKKAIIPAAGYGTRNLPITKVLPKEMFPIGGRPAIDYIIEEAEKAGITEVLIILSRTKTMIMDYYDRSLELESFLHSNNKSHLLEKVKLPNVHIQYVRQPYARGLGDAIKLAKAFVGNEPFAVLLPDEILLTEKEPALTDLIKVYDKYDGNVIGVQKEEESNLKNYGVINGQTIDKCLYQLLDIVEKPQNNPPSNMAVIGRYILKAKIFDYLEKQQIGVNGELQLTDALREMSKVEKAYGLELVGERFDIAKKEDYLKLLNLKSNIE
- a CDS encoding CotS family spore coat protein, translating into MENEQLIVPWDLGEEMDDFYVPEYIVEMAYEVNKYYDMNVSHMEVITTKADKGGLIWKIETDKGPRSLKILHRRPTRSLFSLGAQEYLVKEKKARVPAIIPTKDGELYVEMGGKLWFVAEWIESLFQVEKDLGGAKDLCHAIGEFHQLSKGYTPPAGAEMASRLYRWPKTYKKIVKKMDWFRDIAKLYNEMPASNSILNVIDMFEEQAIEAVSRLEQSQYYDLIARGNKAWGLVHQDYGWSNGQKGDGGMWIIDLDGVAYDLPIRDLRKLITGTMDDLGGWDIHWVKEMIQAYHEANPIDDDIYEMLIIDMSLPNLFYKNVKELVYEPSIFMDNELDMLVQRIVDIDKTKWPVLEELDANRSWLGGKS
- a CDS encoding CotS family spore coat protein; the encoded protein is MEDQMILPWELIDPLDKLYVPDYILEIAHEVCQYYDMTVSDMEVINVKSHKGGAIWRIDTDKGPRSLKLLHRRPTRSLFSLGAQEYLVKEKHARIPQIIPTVDRELYVEMGGKLWFVAEWISTLEPAGTDLEGMKERSYAIGEFHRLSKGYVPPKGAELASRLQRWPKTYKKIINKMEWFRDITNGYSQMPASSKILSVLDTFEEQAIEALKRLEQSVYFDLANRGIEEWGLVHQDYGWSNGQKGEEGIWIIDLDGVAFDLPIRDLGKLISDTTDKLGKWDYNWVNEMIQAYHEANPIDDDMYQMLLIDMSLPNLFYKSVKEMVYKPTVFLDEQLEEVVDRIVSIDQTKWPVLQELNRPWEGGKK
- a CDS encoding glycosyltransferase family 4 protein, which translates into the protein MKVLIICTEKLPVPPVRGGAIQTYIAGAVPTLSKKHSITILGRTDPDLPNEETIDNIHYVRTEGGLLETYRKGVINYLKSNPSFDLIHIFNRPRLVNPVRDSTPNARIVLSMHNDMFQPQKIDQEEGALAIEQVDKIITISNYIGHAITNFFPQAAPKLRTIYSGVDLNRFVPSYSDKARPIRQSIRNEYQLQNKKVILFAGRLSANKGADVLVRAIPEVAKKHPDAALVLMGGKWFSDDGVTDYIAYVRALAQRSQVPIITTGFVAPDKIQEWFAAADVFVCPSQWQEPLARVHYEAMAAGLPIVTTDRGGNTEVIDLNKNGLIVENPEDPSEFAKHITNLLSNPSICKEMGQYGRKIAEQKYNWSRVVSDIENVWNEIEYNIQNNIEIGSQEVVETTMESEQFDVIEQVNEEVRPEVVVPLETQEDVLPQQSITEEHQNVVDVTERKRRRKRNRNRNRSKVRRKQNSSSGQILVSFSGQRKYFTSGELKRQNIR
- a CDS encoding phage holin family protein: MENISKFIIAISSSILTFLFGAWSVLLQVLIVFIIIDYVTGLIAAVYSGKLSSKVGFKGIIKKVMILSIVTVAHGLDIILGGFNFLRDVVIYFYILNELLSIIENAGRIGLPLPNVIKKAVEVLKKKDD
- a CDS encoding UDP-glucose dehydrogenase family protein; translation: MEICIVGAGYVGLTTAAILSDKGHHVHSVDIMEEKIQLLNKGKIPIYEPELDSYIIRNIKKGTLNFSTKIPDKIKASGVIIIAVGTPSLPDGSTNLSYIKGVVDTIANNLNSYKIIMTKSTVPPGTNEWIHKTLVEKGINEDLFDVVSNPEFLKEGTAIADLLNPDKTVIGSKSNRPIPKVQQLYKGFHGKFIMTSLTGAELIKYASNAFLATKISFINEMARICDAYGVNIDDIAKGIGTDPRIGSLFLRAGLGYGGSCFPKDISSLHHSASKKNVSVPLLEATMNVNKTQIDMYLNKLTSVFQKLENKKITVWGLTFKPNTGDLRFSQSLALIDKLLEYGSEVHAYDPLITSTDRNITIHDDIYQSIHNSEILIVATEWDTFKSIDWSKVHNKMNGNILLDGRNMFHPSTVKKFGFHYLGMGRPE
- a CDS encoding glycosyltransferase family 4 protein encodes the protein MKILVIWRRLSIGGVNAGWRNRAAYFYKHGITTDFLYTEDNGGRVMMESVSQLFITSNNEDILRLLKENNYDCLINIDYQEMYPLIAQSGFAGKIIFESRVPIKSYVRRQYKNLGKLRPSYIVVPSNFQKSLVNSVLSTKTIPVQVIHNTVNTTLFKPMKKEHCFEVPEPLLPQNKKIIAWIGNINNLQKNWEFLLKVVSRITTYRNDLYFWIIGGIKSKEKERFLLECKRLGIEKYLTWFPSISYKDLPLYYNKVAYSGGCLFSTTKFESFGNIFTEAMACGCPVIAPQNSAIPEVITDDCSGKLYKTNNTKMAIRQIHSLLDDTKTRNRLIKNALLEVEEKFSTEVSGKQYVEFIKQIING